One Plasmodium sp. gorilla clade G2 genome assembly, chromosome: 12 genomic window carries:
- a CDS encoding mitochondrial phosphate carrier protein, which produces MMKRKEVWDSRVSSPVTRIKHPHEHNLSYYSKCMFGGILSCGLTHTVITPLDVTKCRIQTYPNIYKNLFQSIKKIVKEEKIKSLTLGWTPTFVGYSLQGLCKFGFYEIFKDVYSNYLGEEYAYKYKGATWLLASASAEFAADFFLCPFEMIKVKMQTSKANTFPTKMLPSIVHMLKNRKESKFPFGSVGPLWCRQIPYTMAKFYFFEKIVQLMYDNVFTMPKDNYSKSTQLGITFASGYLSGIICALVSHPADNLISQLGKVENKDKSLGMITKEMGMFNLFTKGICTRVLMIGTLTGLQWWIYDTFKSVMGLGTSGSGSSSKK; this is translated from the coding sequence atgatgaaaagaaAGGAAGTATGGGATTCACGAGTTAGTAGTCCCGTAACAAGGATAAAACATCCTCATGAACATAATCTATCATATTATAGCAAATGCATGTTTGGAGGCATACTTTCATGCGGTTTAACACATACAGTAATTACACCTTTAGATGTGACAAAATGTCGAATTCAGACATAtccaaatatttataagaatttATTTCAAAGTATAAAGAAGAttgtaaaagaagaaaaaataaaaagtttaACCCTAGGATGGACTCCAACATTTGTTGGTTATTCTTTACAAGGTTTATGTAAATTTGgattttatgaaatatttaaagatgtatattcaaattatttGGGTGAAGaatatgcatataaatataaaggagCTACATGGTTACTTGCTTCAGCATCAGCTGAATTTGCAgcagatttttttttatgtccttttgaaatgataaaagtaaaaatgcAAACAAGTAAAGCTAATACATTTCCTACGAAAATGTTACCATCTATAGTTCATATGTTGAAAAATAGAAAAGAGTCTAAATTTCCGTTTGGTAGTGTAGGACCTTTATGGTGTCGTCAAATACCTTATACTATGgctaaattttatttttttgaaaaaattgtTCAGTTAATGTATGATAATGTATTTACTATGCCTAAAGATAATTATTCTAAATCAACACAACTAGGTATAACATTTGCATCAGGTTATTTATCAGGTATTATTTGTGCCCTTGTTTCACACCCTGCAGATAATTTAATATCACAATTAGGTAAAgtagaaaataaagataaaagcTTAGGAATGATAACTAAAGAAATGGGAATGTTTAACTTATTTACTAAAGGAATATGTACAAGAGTATTAATGATAGGAACACTGACAGGTTTACAATGGTGGATTTATGATACCTTTAAATCGGTTATGGGATTAGGTACAAGTGGATCAGGTTCTTCctcaaaaaaatga
- a CDS encoding ATP-dependent RNA helicase, putative produces MYRNKLKSLCFCENYFYTYNKCSHLNNIKFIHFSTYYNFMNLNISKDIHNYIKKNGIIKRVDIKRYYNQKLNNWSYEENEFEKYKEIHNYAEKEYKRRYEINNKFINEEEKKDEEKKYRYYEKVNKDSYIQDNLTNMYNGSHNNESTYKIKNEILNRHEKIDLNSLHIDEEIINNLKIILNIDKLYMYQYIIYNEILKNSKHLLIYNKTGTGKTLSYLLPLIQKLINDKFDCNKKVLIITQNIYLCKQLYIYILSIYPTLNVCILSDEKESFNINNDIIIDKKRSNNDANNIKNNNDVCVEKYGIHFYLCTPNKLEYFIKSYKNKSRNDKNVMNNILNNINTIVIDEFDYIVEYRKNILNFIFKKELCNEIQNNNNINDKNKYNHDTFNKSNYNIYLFTANINEVIKKKIYEHLNGFVFFDFINGIKEHIQKQVPEQHNFNINVLKNSENVIQLLSKENKNPSLCNLNITHFVCKINTASKYKYVCYFLDEFFFHKQKSSQNINKDVAYDEYDKLDYRNMINMEENKYVDHSENEGNMRRSNDEKINKCIIFANTKEEVEKLYEISLLKPHAVMMHSELLTIQKNENINLFKVGKKNVLITTDIISRGLDIDNVIFILNYSPPASPNDYIHRSGRTGRGKEKGICLTMYHKYEYRNVDKIMKYTKNKFEVILCPKVEDVYKFSVDKLVENVMKIAPEKYEFFNEKSKELLKNHNTKIIAQILSILLKFDKKSCEVSLLSGKKNYVAVLIKDPFFEVIKNRDDIINIIKVITGNKMITTIIGEVAKCDEGFIVDISSSHVNKIISLFNSSNFEYKNKGLEINTLIELPPIIKEKKNIIRRKKKAPWITYKLQKKKIIILGRKTEKYKRKRADEIIKDINKNI; encoded by the exons ATGTATAGAAATAAATTGAAGAGTCTATGTTTTTGTGAAAACTATTTTTATACTTATAATAAATGTagtcatttaaataatataaaatttatacattttagTACCTATTACAATTTTATGAACTTAAATATTTCTAAAGATATCCAtaattatatcaaaaaaaatggaataatTAAAAGGGTAgatataaaaagatattataatcaaaaattaaataattggtcttatgaagaaaatgagTTTGAAAAGTATAAAGAAATTCATAATTACGctgaaaaagaatataaaagaagatatgaaattaataataaatttataaatgaggaagagaaaaaagatgaagaaaaaaaatatagatattatGAAAAAGTTAATAAAGACTCATATATACAAGATAATTTaacaaatatgtataatgggtctcataataatgaaagtacttataaaataaaaaatgaaatattaaataggCATGAAAAAATAGATTTGAATTCTTTACATATAGATgaagaaattattaataaccTTAagattattttgaatatagataagttatatatgtatcaatatattatatataatgaaattttaaaaaattcaaaacatttattaatatataataaaacaggTACAGGGAAAACCTTAAGTTATTTATTACCATTAatacaaaaattaataaatgataaattcGATTGTAATAAAAAggtattaataataacacaaaatatatatttatgtaaacagttgtatatatatatattatcaatttATCCAACTTtaaatgtatgtatattatctgatgaaaaagaaagttttaatataaacaatgatataataatagataaaaaaagaagtaaTAATGATgcgaataatataaagaataataatgatgtgTGTGTTGAAAAGTACggtatacatttttatttatgcaCACCTAACAAATtggaatattttataaaaagttataaaaacaaaagtagaaatgataaaaatgttatgaataatatattaaataatataaatactaTTGTTATAGATGAGTTTGATTATATTGTTGAATATAGgaagaatattttaaattttatttttaaaaaagaattatgtaatgaaattcaaaataataataatataaacgacaagaataaatataatcatgatacatttaataaatcaaattataacatatatttatttacagctaatataaatgaggtaataaaaaaaaaaatatatgagcATTTAAAtggttttgttttttttgattttataaATGGAATTAAAGAACATATACAAAAGCAAGTACCTGAACaacataattttaatattaatgtttTGAAAAATTCTGAAAATGTTATTCAATTATTAAgcaaagaaaataaaaatccaAGTCTatgtaatttaaatattacgCATTTTGTGTGTAAAATTAACACGgcatcaaaatataaatatgtgtgttattttttagacgaatttttttttcataaacaAAAGAGTTCTCAAAACATTAATAAAGATGTGGCATATgatgaatatgataaattaGATTATAGGAATATGATTAATATGGAAGAAAACAAATATGTTGATCATTCAGAGAATGAAGGGAATATGAGACGttcaaatgatgaaaaaataaataagtgtATAATATTTGCAAATACAAAGGAAGAg gTGGAAAAGTTATATGAAATTTCTTTGCTCAAACCACACGCAGTAATGATGCATTCAGAATTATTGACCATacagaaaaatgaaaatataaatttatttaaagttggtaaaaaaaatgtactcATTACTACAGATATAATCAGTAGAGGTTTGGACATAGAcaatgttatatttattttaaattattctcCTCCAGCATCACCCAATGATTATATACacag ATCTGGAAGAACGGGAAgaggaaaagaaaaaggaatTTGCCTAACCATGTAtcataaatatgaatatagaAATGTagataaaataatgaaatatacaaaaaataaatttgaaGTTATTTTGTGTCCAAAGGTAGAGGATGTTTATAAATTTTCTGTAGATAAATTAGTAG AGAATGTAATGAAGATAGCAccagaaaaatatgaattttttaatgaaaaatCAAAGGAGTTATTAAAGAATCataatacaaaaattatTGCGCAAATATtgtctatattattaaaatttgataaaaaaagttGCGAAGTTTCTTTGTTgtcaggaaaaaaaaattacgtGGCTGTTTTAATAAAGGATCCATTTTTTGAG gtaataaaaaatagagatgatataattaatataattaaggTTATTACAggaaataaaatgataacaaCG ATTATTGGAGAGGTAGCTAAATGTGATGAGGGATTTATTGTTGACATTTCAAGTTCGCATgtcaataaaattataagttTATTTAATAGTTCTAATTTTGAGTATAAGAATAAAGGATTAgaaataaatacattaatAGAACTACCGCCTATTATTAAggagaagaaaaatattataagaagGAAAAAGAAGGCACCTTGGATAACATA CAAGTtacagaaaaagaaaatcatAATTTTAGGTAGAAAAACAGAAAAGTACAAAAGAAAACGAGctgatgaaataataaaagacaTTAATAAGAATATCTGA
- a CDS encoding cytochrome c oxidase assembly protein COX19, putative, which produces MDIKRQLVKKPDRGSFLLDHNNECTSIKEKYLKCLKENNNDHICCRDHSKEYFICRMDNNLLERQSLHDLGFIENDEKNESRIKNFKDVYSYNVYNENMERISRNTHDNIKSNNLLLNENNILSKLNKHDHIKFVDINDKNDSNDFILLDIINKENANKKINTGNLKNSEINEEKKIAIRRKEAEGYLAGKEYIKTLLEKKKKKTFFFLNEIFKSNNA; this is translated from the coding sequence ATGGATATAAAAAGGCAGCTTGTTAAGAAGCCTGATAGGGGTAGTTTCCTACTTgatcataataatgaatGTACTTCAATAAAAGAGAAATATTTGAAATGTTtaaaggaaaataataatgatcataTTTGTTGTCGAGACCATTCAAAAGAATATTTCATATGTCGAAtggataataatttattggAAAGGCAAAGCTTACATGATCTAGGTTTTAttgaaaatgatgaaaaaaatgagagCCGAATAAAGAATTTTAAAGATGTTTATAGTTACaatgtatataatgaaaatatggaACGTATATCAAGAAATAcacatgataatattaaaagtaataatttattgttgaatgagaataatatattatcaaaattaaataagcatgatcatataaaatttgtggatataaatgataaaaatgatagcaatgattttattcttttagatattattaataaggaAAATgcaaataaaaagataaacacaggcaatttaaaaaattcagAAATTaatgaggaaaaaaaaatagctaTAAGAAGAAAAGAGGCTGAGGGATATTTAGCCggaaaggaatatataaagacCTTGttggaaaaaaagaaaaagaagacatttttttttttaaatgaaatatttaaaagtaaTAATGCTTGA
- a CDS encoding NIMA related kinase 3 codes for MVCIYLFCFLLFHLFVVNSHMRILCNLLIVICEYRFPFYCYILFIFVKMLSLLLPSILSCEKKYQVYKNNGYKFETVLDLMTSDSEIHLIRSIESDEIYISKVYDIYGINESDMNKYMNELYIMNKLRNCENIVNIIDCIKENDTLSFILEFCNQGDLHSDILRKKLNNEIYTENEIFNILHQILNGLNIIHQNGIIHGDLKSTNIFIKDNKIKIGDFGISSEQSSNNNLGTLNCLSYESIKFKKTNKLSDLFQVGCILYELATLSSPFCATNINDMISLFEDKNYKSYIIKNISSIYSQKLVNIISKLLSLNTLERLEVITNYKLETTQQVNLENVHIRTCITVQ; via the coding sequence ATGgtttgtatttatttgttttgttttttattattccatTTGTTTGTTGTTAATAGTCATATGAGGATATTGTGTAATTTGTTGATAGTTATTTGTGAGTATAGGTTCCCTTTTTACtgttatattttgtttatatttgttaAGATGTTATCTTTATTGTTACCATCAATATTATCGTGTGAGAAGAAATACCAggtgtataaaaataatggatATAAATTTGAGACCGTATTAGATTTGATGACTTCAGATAGTgaaattcatttaataagATCTATAGAAAGTGAtgagatatatatatctaaagtatatgatatatatggtATAAATGAAAgtgatatgaataaatatatgaatgaattatatataatgaataagtTAAGAAATTGTGAGaatattgtaaatataatagattgtattaaagaaaatgatactTTATCTTTTATTCTTGAATTTTGTAATCAAGGAGATTTACATTCAGATATCTTAAGaaagaaattaaataatgaaatatatacagaaaatgaaatatttaatatattacatcaaatattaaatggtttaaatataattcatcAGAATGGCATAATACATGGAGATTTAAAAAGtactaatatatttattaaagataataaaataaaaattggtGATTTTGGTATATCATCAGAACAAagttcaaataataatttaggAACCTTAAATTGTTTAAGTTATGAATCTATTAAATTTaagaaaacaaataaattaagTGATTTATTTCAAGTAGgatgtattttatatgaacTTGCTACTTTGTCATCACCCTTTTGTGCTACAAATATCAATGATATGATATCTCTTTTTgaagataaaaattataaaagctatattatcaaaaatatatcttctatatattcacaaaaattagtaaatattatttctaaACTATTGTCTTTAAATACATTAGAAAGGTTGGAAGTAATTACTAATTATAAATTAGAAACGACACAACAGGTGAATTTAgaaaatgtacatataagAACATGTATCACTGTTCaataa